A stretch of Cucumis sativus cultivar 9930 chromosome 2, Cucumber_9930_V3, whole genome shotgun sequence DNA encodes these proteins:
- the LOC101206816 gene encoding transmembrane protein 18 gives MDELRSVMEEHMDQMSDLIQKLSSELRSGLRPALDNFIGFFHAIDWKEPWLMGLLGFHGLLLIITIFTRKRTNFQMFLFLLALAGVYFAEIINGILSKNWKNFATQNYFDPNGVFLSALWSGPLLVISMIILINTLFTLCYLVVRWKRAELRHRARLSQSKED, from the exons ATGGATGAGTTGAGATCTGTAATGGAGGAACATATGGACCAAATGTCGGATCTCATTCAAAAACTTTCCTCCGAACTCCGATCCGGTCTCCGTCCCGCTCTTGATAATTTCATCGGTTTCTTCCACGCCATTGACTGGAAG GAACCTTGGTTGATGGGGTTATTGGGGTTTCATGGATTGTTGCTgataataactatttttacCAGGAAGCGTACCAACTTCCAGAtgttcttgtttcttcttgCAC TGGCTGGTGTATATTTTGCTGAAATAATCAATGGAATCTTGAGCAAAAACTGGAAGAATTTTGCCACCCAAAACTATTTTGATCCTAATGGAGTTTTCCTTTCAGCACTCTGGTCTGGGCCACTGCTTGTAATTTCAATGATAATCCTG ATAAACACGCTCTTTACTTTATGCTATCTAGTAGTCAGGTGGAAAAGAGCTGAGCTTCGACATCGGGCAAGACTGTCACAGAGTAAAGAAGATTGA
- the LOC101207049 gene encoding maltose excess protein 1-like, chloroplastic: MLMAVKLPLASNGATPPLRRNPLGFYSAASIPLKPISLSLPLNNKNPHNCFCLKQVLPYSSRLNLPNRRFTPVAAVDSDAPHSHHQGSETLRDSKRFEEWNSLTAKFSAAANIPFMLLQLPQIILNARNLLAGNTTALLAVPWLGMLTGLLGNLALLSYFAKKREKEAMVIQTLGAVTTYIVFAQLSIAGAMPLPYFAATSAVVASGLLINFMNFFNILPIQILKFWEDFITVGGFSILPQVMWSTFVPFIPNSILPGATALVTALLAVALARAGKLPEKGVKFVGALSGWTATLLFMWMPVSQMWTNYLNPENIKGLSALTMLLALIGNGLVLPRALFIRDFMWFLGSGWAILFYGYANILCLYCCNGVSREFFIAATAGLFSWIGFFFWRDSVVYGFNSPLTSLKELLFGS; encoded by the exons ATGTTAATGGCTGTTAAGCTCCCATTGGCTTCAAATGGAGCAACACCTCCTTTACGACGAAACCCACTTGGGTTTTACTCGGCGGCTTCGATTCCTTTGAAGCccatttccctttctttacctttgaataacaaaaatcCGCACAATTGCTTTTGTTTGAAGCAGGTGCTGCCATACAGTTCTCGATTAAACTTGCCTAACCGTCGTTTCACTCCGGTCGCCGCCGTGGACTCCGATGCCCCCCATTCACATCACCAG GGATCTGAGACTTTAAGGGACAGCAAAAGGTTTGAGGAGTGGAATTCATTAACAGCAAAGTTCTCTGCAGCAGCAAATATTCCTTTTATGTTGTTGCAATTGCCTCAAATTATCCTTAATGCTCGAAATCTTTTAGCTGGAAACACAACCGCACTTTTGGCTGTTCCATGGCTG GGAATGTTAACTGGTTTGCTTGGAAACCTTGCACTGCTATCATACTTTGCAAAGAAGAGGGAGAAGGAGGCTATGGTTATTCAAACATTAGGAGCAGTTACAACGTATATAGTTTTTGCCCAGCTTTCAATAGCAGGGGCCATGCCTCTGCCTTACTTTGCAGCCACATCAGCTGTTGTGGCATCTGGTCTTCTTATAAACTTTATGAATTTCTTTAATATTCTTCCTATacaaatcttgaaattttgggAAGACTTCATCACTGTTGGTGGATTTTCTATCCTCCCCCAG GTTATGTGGTCTACTTTTGTTCCGTTCATACCGAATAGTATCTTGCCTGGAGCAACTGCTCTGGTCACAGCGCTGCTAGCAGTTGCTTTG GCACGAGCAGGAAAACTTCCTGAGAAAGGTGTGAAATTTGTTGGAGCATTATCGGGATGGACAGCAACCCTTCTCTTCATGTGGATGCCAGTTTCGCAAATG TGGACTAATTATCTGAATCCTGAGAACATTAAAGGCTTATCAGCTCTCACAATGCTTCTTGCTTTGATTGGAAATGGTCTTGTGCTTCCACGAGCATTATTCATTCGAGACTTCATGTG GTTCTTGGGTTCGGGTTGggcaattttgttttatggatATGCTAACATTTTATGCTTGTACTG TTGCAATGGGGTGAGCAGGGAGTTCTTCATTGCTGCAACTGCTGGTCTATTCTCCTGGATAG GTTTTTTCTTCTGGAGAGACTCTGTGGTATATGGATTCAACTCACCTCTAACATCTCTTAAGGAGCTACTATTTGGATCCTGA